A window of the Candidatus Brocadiaceae bacterium genome harbors these coding sequences:
- the rsmD gene encoding 16S rRNA (guanine(966)-N(2))-methyltransferase RsmD, which yields MRVIAGCAKGKYLNSPKGNSTRPIKNRIKESLFNILSGEIPGSSILDLYAGSGAVGIEALSRGAKSCIFVEKERSAIQVIKRNLESTGLQEKANIIQGDVLGIFPFLEKKGITVNLLLACPPYPLIEKSSYRDKLLIFFSLLSRERIVQPDGTMMLQQKTVLFDIPPEATSLELFDTRVYGDTQLSFFRTQIRRGNVS from the coding sequence GTGCGTGTAATTGCAGGATGTGCAAAAGGTAAATATCTTAATTCTCCGAAAGGGAACAGTACCAGGCCCATAAAAAACAGGATAAAGGAGTCCCTGTTCAATATATTGTCTGGAGAAATCCCCGGAAGCAGTATTTTAGACTTGTATGCCGGTTCTGGTGCGGTTGGAATAGAGGCTTTGAGTCGTGGCGCAAAGTCCTGTATTTTTGTAGAGAAAGAGAGGTCGGCAATACAGGTTATTAAAAGAAACCTGGAGTCTACCGGGCTCCAGGAAAAGGCGAACATCATACAAGGCGATGTTTTGGGAATTTTTCCATTTCTTGAAAAAAAAGGTATCACGGTGAATCTCCTGCTTGCATGTCCGCCGTATCCCCTCATTGAAAAAAGTTCTTACCGAGACAAATTACTGATATTTTTTTCTCTTTTAAGCAGGGAACGTATAGTGCAACCAGACGGCACGATGATGTTACAGCAAAAAACGGTTCTCTTCGATATACCACCAGAGGCAACTTCTTTAGAATTGTTTGATACAAGGGTTTATGGTGATACACAACTGTCCTTCTTCAGAACGCAGATACGCAGGGGAAATGTATCATGA
- the ispE gene encoding 4-(cytidine 5'-diphospho)-2-C-methyl-D-erythritol kinase — protein sequence MKIREVQGRLKVAAPAKINLFLEIVGKRSDGYHELVTVMQKVSLFDYVFLEDNAEEVLFTCSNSKLSVGEDNLVLRAIRLLQKESKVDKGVKIYLEKNIPMGAGLGGGSSDAVATLFGLNRLWRIGYNEEQLLSLAGELGSDTAFFASGNTAFCKGRGEIVSPCVTKVKCYYVIVYPGFEVSTSVVYKYFKIDLTKKLKDVSLFARLLVSGSVEELGACLFNRLEEVVFRLYPELEKTKKALAQFSFCGTLLSGSGSALYGICRKESDAKEIGRRLKALNIGDVFVVTNDF from the coding sequence ATGAAAATCCGGGAAGTTCAAGGCAGGCTGAAAGTTGCTGCCCCTGCGAAGATCAACCTGTTTCTTGAAATAGTGGGCAAAAGGTCAGACGGTTATCATGAACTTGTGACAGTCATGCAAAAGGTTAGCCTGTTTGACTACGTTTTCCTGGAAGATAACGCCGAAGAAGTACTCTTTACCTGTTCAAATTCAAAATTAAGTGTGGGCGAGGACAATCTTGTATTAAGGGCCATCCGTTTACTTCAAAAAGAATCTAAAGTCGATAAGGGTGTGAAGATATATTTAGAGAAAAACATACCAATGGGCGCCGGATTGGGAGGGGGAAGCAGTGATGCGGTAGCTACTTTGTTTGGCCTTAACAGATTGTGGCGGATTGGTTATAATGAAGAGCAATTGTTGTCTTTGGCTGGCGAGCTGGGTTCTGACACAGCATTTTTTGCGTCAGGAAATACGGCATTCTGTAAAGGAAGAGGCGAGATTGTGAGTCCCTGTGTTACAAAGGTAAAATGTTACTACGTCATTGTCTACCCTGGATTTGAAGTCAGCACATCAGTTGTGTATAAATATTTTAAAATTGACTTGACAAAAAAATTAAAAGATGTTAGCCTTTTTGCGCGATTATTAGTGTCGGGAAGTGTTGAGGAGTTAGGCGCCTGTTTATTTAATCGGTTGGAGGAGGTTGTTTTTAGGCTTTACCCGGAGCTTGAGAAAACAAAAAAAGCGTTGGCACAGTTTAGTTTTTGCGGTACACTCTTGTCCGGCAGTGGTTCTGCGCTGTACGGCATTTGCAGAAAGGAATCTGATGCAAAAGAAATTGGGCGAAGGTTAAAGGCGCTGAATATAGGTGATGTGTTTGTAGTAACCAATGATTTCTAG
- a CDS encoding SpoVG family protein, whose protein sequence is MNITEVRVKLTEAKKNRLQAFCSITIDNDFVVRDLKVIEGHKGAFVAMPSRKLTDRCPKCGGKNHLMAQHCNDCGTKLDETRTSKSVGRLKLHADTAHPINSKCREEIQKKVLAAYKEEVEKSKQPGYKPPKYEDMEDLDYEEGLNEDFEVDTTV, encoded by the coding sequence GTGAATATAACTGAAGTCAGGGTGAAGTTAACGGAAGCGAAGAAAAACAGATTGCAGGCATTTTGTAGTATCACGATAGATAATGATTTTGTCGTAAGAGATCTCAAGGTTATTGAAGGCCACAAAGGGGCTTTTGTGGCTATGCCCAGCAGGAAGCTCACCGATAGGTGTCCAAAATGCGGGGGAAAGAACCATTTAATGGCACAGCATTGTAATGATTGTGGGACCAAATTGGACGAAACAAGAACTTCTAAAAGCGTTGGTAGGCTTAAATTGCATGCGGATACTGCTCACCCGATAAATTCCAAATGCAGGGAAGAAATACAAAAAAAGGTTCTCGCCGCTTATAAGGAAGAGGTTGAAAAATCTAAGCAACCTGGTTATAAGCCTCCAAAATATGAAGACATGGAAGATTTGGATTATGAAGAAGGTTTAAACGAGGATTTTGAAGTAGATACAACCGTGTAA